The Elaeis guineensis isolate ETL-2024a chromosome 3, EG11, whole genome shotgun sequence region tttattttttaatttatttttttaatttattttttaaaatatgatagttTGGATTAGGTGGTATGAATAAGATGAAATCGTATGTTGAACGTACGGCTTCAAATGATGTgggtaaaaatttaaaatttaaatttaacattaaatttaaaattgaaactgCACGTTGAAAATGCGATTCCAGTAAAAATGCATCTTCAACATAcggtttcttctctttttcttttcttttttttccttctctcctatgcaggctttttttttttttgccgctCCGCTCTACCGAGGTGCGTGGATAGAGGGGCAGGGATAGTCACCGATGCTCGCACGGAGCCACAAAGGCTCGGATTCGTCGGAGCTAGAAAAGGAAAGGGGAGGGGACGGCGATGGGATAGGGCCACGGAGGATGCGGGAGGCGGTTGCATAGGGTGCAGAGATGCTCAGGGTCGGGGAGGGGAGGTGGTTTGGTGGCCGCACGGAGCCGGGTGCAGTACGGATGGTAGGGGGTCGGGTCATGGTGGGTATGGTGGACGGTCGCAACCTCGATCTCATCTGCCAGCCGTAGATCGGCGAGGGCGGTTGGGGGGGGTTCACCgtaggaggaagggaagggaaggggatCGGCGGGAGTAAggaatgaaaagagaaaagaaaaaaaagataagaagaaaaaaatattaataatgttggtgcaaaaattcgctcgcgccggagaagctggagtcgaggaagtcgcggtcgccgccgagacctgcaaagaaagtctaaaccggaggtggagttgctccggcaagaccctccgacgctcaagtcagttctctgcctcaacaagaatggagtgctcgaacggagaatttagcagagtttttagatgaaagatgagagcttattgaataacgtatctggagcccccttttataggcgagggggcagtagcctgacagcgacatccgtaaccatttggcagtgggctgcccaggcggagtttgctgcgaagagtagtagagtggacccgtggctatcaccagggtgtgccacgtggagtctgtcgcggggagtggagcggcgtctgttgtcgcgacttgccagcggatgggagaatcgcgcggtatccgtcgcaggaagtggagcaggatcgtggccgttattgtggcctgccagggagtagtggagctgcgcgagatccgtcgtaggaaatggagcagtgctgtgaccgtgactgcggcctgtcagggagtgatggagctgcgcggaatccgtcgtaggaagtggagcagtgctgttaccgttactgcggtctgtcagggagtgatggagctgcgcggaatccgccgcaggaagtggagcaggatcgtggccgttattgtggcctgccagggagtgcagatccgtcggctgaagttcggcagcggtaagagctgatgatggagtctggctcccgtaggagtccgggcggagtcttccttgcggttggagtcgtgggcggagcccggctcccgtgggagtccgggcagagtcctctcggaattgaagtcgcgggcggagcccggctcctgtaggaatccgggcggagtcccctgcaatcaaaatcaggtgcgaagtccggctcccgtaggagtccggacggatcttaccggcagtcgaagttggcgacggagcccggctcccgtgggagttcgggcggggtcccccttgaggtcggagtcgtgggcggagcccggctcctgtaggagtccgggcggagtcccctgcaatcaaaatcaggtgcgaagtccggctcccgtaggagtccggacggatcttaccggcagtcgaagttggcgagggagcccggctcctgtgggagtccgggcggggtcccccttgaggtcggagtcgtgggcggagtccggctcccgtgggagtccgggcggagtcccctgcaatcaaaatcaggtgcgaattccggctcccgtaggagtccggacggatcttaccggcagtcgaagttgaggacggagcccggctcccgtaggagttcggacggagtctacttgcggttgaagttgccggcggagtccggctcccgtaggagtccggacgaagtctgtctgcagccgttggagtcgaggacgaagcccggctcccgtaggagtccgggcggagttttcctgcaattaaagtcaaaggcgaagtccggctcccgtaggggtccgaacaaggcttaccggcagttgatgttgaggacggagcccggctcccgtaggagttcgggcgaagtctacttgcggttgaagttgttggcggagtccggctcccgtaggagtccggacgaagtctgtttgcagccgttggagtcgaggatgaagcccggctcccgtaggagtccgggcggagttttcctgcaattaaagtcaaaggcgaagtccggctcccgtaggggtccggacaaggctcaccagcagttgatattgaggacggagcccagctcccgtaggagttcgggcggagtctacttgcggttgaagttgtcggcggagtccgactcccgtaggagtccgaacgaagtctgtctgcagccgttggagtcgaggacgaagcccggctcccgtaggagtccgggcggagttttcctgcaattaaagtcaaaggcgaagtccggctcccgtaggggtccggatgaggcttaccggcagttgatgttgaggacggagcccggctcccgtaggagttcgggcggagtctacttgcggttgaagttgtcggcggagtccggctcccgtaggagtccggacgaagtctgtctgcagccgttggagtcgaggacgaagcccggctcccgtaggagtccgggcggagttttcctgcaattaaagtcaaaggcgaagtccggctctcgtaggggtccggacaaggcttaccggcagttgatgttgcgatcggagcccggttcccgtaggagttcgggcggagtctatttgcgattgaaattgtcggcggagtctggctcccgtaggagtccggacgaagtctgtctgcagccgttggagtcgaggacgaagcccggctcccgtaggagtccgggcggagtttttctgcaattaaagtcaaaggcgaagtccggctcccgtaggggtccggacaaggcttaccgacagttgatgttgaggacggagcccggctcccgtaggagttcgggcggagtctacttgcggttgaagttgtcggcggagtccggctcccgtaggagtccggacgaagtctatctgcagccgttggagtcgaggacgaagtccggctcccgtaggagtccggtcggagtcctcctggagttgatgttgcgatcggagcccggttcccgtaggagtccgggcggagtcctccttgagctgattctgctgagggcttcggctatgggtattttatacccaacaaataatATTTGAAGCTACagaagaataaaaaatattaattaaataataatattattattattttttttttaaaataaaatttttattattaatttaaaaatactatttgtgtaataacatattattttaaaaatttatttcaaaaaactaataataaaatattatttaaaaatattattttttaaataataataaaaatattattataaattattattattttattaatcataaaatattattattttttgattaataataaaatattattttagtagtaataatatattattatttcattaataataaaatattattattttttgattaataataaaatattattatttaattaacaataaaatattattttagtgataaaataataaaattagtattattatatgattaataataaaatattattattataaaaaaaagtaaaaaagaaaaaaagaaaaaaataatattattatttaagttattattattaataaaataataatattttttttcttttcctccacTTTTTTCGGCGCCAGCGAACGCATGCCTTCTATCCTCTGCCCGTGCCCCCTCTGTCCTCCGTCCGTGCTTGTGCCAACGATTAGTGCTCCCTCGTTTGGTTCCGTCGCTCGTTCCTTGCTTGTCCACAGTGACCCCGCCACTATCCTTCCGACCGAGGGAGATAGAAAAATTCGTGGATCCTCCGCTTATACATtatcttttttatatattattttattttttaaataatattttttattattattttcatctcTTTCCCTTCCCCTTccgtacttttattttttaaaaatactactttattatttaaaaataatatttttattattattttaaaataatatttttaaaaataatatttttaaaaataatattttattattaatttttaaaataaatttttattttgaaataatattttattattattaataaaataataatattttttttctctttccaaatattttttttttatctttttccccTTCCTCCCGCTGCGACACACCCCCCCTCGCCGATCTCCCTTTCCTTCCTCCTGCTGCGACCCCCCTATCGCCCTCGTCGATCTACGGTCACCTGATGAGGCCTAAGTTGCGGCTGTCTGCACCGCACCCACTGCAGTCCCACTCTATTATCGTCCATATCGCATTCAGCTCCGTGTGACTAACAAACTTCCTCCCCTCCTCTTTCTATTTCGGATGTCTCCTGCACCTTTCGCACCTCGCACGGCCGCTCCCCACGtgcgaaaaaaaatatatatatattgaaaatataattttattaaaaccgcatcttcattttaattttaaatttaatattaaatttaaattttatttttttatctatattaTTTGAAGTCGAACGTTGATTTTTGGTTTCAAGGAAGAACTGCATGTTCAACCTGCGGTTTTGCCATATCTATGCTCCCACATCTAAATTACTATATTTTGAGAAACAAGTTAGAAATAAGGGTAAATAGAAgaataagtatttaaaaaataatatttaaaaaaaaaaaatccttccctAACTAGCTTGGGTATCATAGCCATCTTGGCGCAGCGAAACCGTCCTCCGCACTCAGGTTGGTGCTGCTCTCTCGCAGCCAGACCCGTGACGACGCGGGACTGAGGACGGGCCCATGCCATCATAAATGCCGTCATTAATTCCCTCACCGAACCCCGACTTCTGAAGAAAGCACAAGGTGGCTCGGGAACCGCACCCCGCGCAATAACACCCGTTATTTAAAACCCCGAGAAAAGTACACTCCCAACGAATCCACATTAAAATCCAGGGGCCTTTTCGTAACTCCTCATCTCTACCGCTCCAATTAAATGTCCCAGCACCGATGGGGCGAAATCCCTAGAATCATAGAAGattgtggtggtggtggtggtggagagaAAGAAGGGAGTATAGGAATGTCGGCGATGCAGGCGATCGAGAGGCGGAGTGAGGGCGCGGAGGTTTTCCATGGGGCGGAGATGTGCAAGAAGAAATCGAAGGAGCTTTTGGAGGAGCTGCATCTGCCCAAGGGTTTGCTGCCGCTAAGCGGGCTGGACGAGGTGGGGTACAACCGGGGGacgggcttcgtgtggatgaagCAGAAGAAGGGGAGCCAGCACGTCTTCAAGAAGATCGGGAAGACGGTGTCCTACGCGACGGAGGTGACGGCCTTCGTGGAGGACCGCCGGATGAAGCGGATGACCGGGGTCAAGAGCAAGGAGTTCCTCATCTGGGTCTCCCTCTCCGACATGTCCATCGATGAACGCGACCCCACCAAGATCACCTTCAAGACCCCCGCCGGCATCGGCAGATCATTCCCTGTCTCCGCcttcgaggaggaggaggaggaggaggagaagaagaaggctgaGGAGGAGAACAAGTGAGGATCATAAGGGTTATTTCAGGGGTAAATTATGGACGTTGCACTATGAACTTATGAAtgctttttatctttttttttttttttaactataatAATGTTACTAGGGTTCTTGGTATTACTATGTTTGGTAGTATGGATCAATGGTAAGGGACGAAGGATGTCTTCCATCTTCTAAACTATCTATAAATCGATCCCTTTTCTTTAGTGGGAAGGGAATAAACGCAACTTGAAAAAGCGGTGACGAATCCAGCTACAGGTGGATGTATTGGTAAACGGACGGCTTCTTGGCGAATATCTTTATCTCGCCTCCTCGTGTTTGGCACCTGGACGCAACTTTCTCTGTCTGCGAGATGGGTATGGTGGGAAGTACGGAGGGATGATGGAAGGGGGTAAAGGAAGTTGCGGCTGCGTTTTATTCTAAAGGaaagattaattattttttatctcatCTACAGTATTCAATTTCTTATTCATCTGACGGTGAATGTAAAATTAAATATGCCCATGCTTGATGACCAGATAAGACTATACGAAGTAAATGTTGCTATGGTCGGAATTTTCGTTAAGATGTCATAATTACAGCATTTGACCATCTAATGATGAGAAATGTTTTAAACTAGGTGATACAAAAAAGACACATCAAATGGTTGTGGCTTTTCTGTActttaattttatttgaaaaggAAACGAGCTACCAGATTttctaactttaaaaaaaatgttTTTCGTTATAAGTTACAGAAATATTTGTATTAAGTAACACGAAAAACGTCAAAAAGGTTGCGATACAAGGgggcaaaatttaaaaaaaaagctcCAGCTGTTGGGGGTCGAGAACCAGCCCTGACTCTAAAAGCCTCGTTGCTGGTGGAGATGAATGGGTTGGTTCTGAACCTAGAACGATGTGAAAATTTGAACGATGTGCTGTAGGATTCCAGAAGAGAAATCACTATTAAATACATGAGTCGGAGAATTAATGATTCATTCGATACTGTTTCTGCCATTTCCAATTGTTTTCCAAGATCAATCTTTTTCCTTCCAAATGTATTAACTTACTGGATTCATGTAACTTATAAGGAACGAAGGTGTCCTAACtatacattcatatttttttatcgaGCTTTAGATGGTAAAGTGCTAGAATAGATTGATTGCAACTtgtgataattaatttattttatcatcatcGTCGTTATCATTACAGATAAAAATATCCAAACGACAAATAAAGTCAAAAGCAGAAAGATGCAGTAATCCTGCCAGTGGATTGACATCTAAAATTGCATTGTATATTCAAAGAAATTAACAAATAATCTCCCCTTTCAATCTCGCACTTTATATTTACTAATTAATCGAGCCCGAATTTGCTAGGGAGAGAAGACTCCCTCACTTAAAGTTGCATtgtatattcaaaaaaattaacaaataatctcctctttcaatctcccattttTTATTTACTAGATCAAATTCGAATTTGCTAGGGAGAGAAGACTCCCTCCTCCCTTCCACTTACAAAATCATCGAGGGCTAGttcttttatagataaatattattaaaaaattgatcaagttttttattgatcaatttatctatatttttatattttttaagataaataatttatttttttataaataatatttattcataaaataaaaaaatcttattcaTCTACAAGATGattaaatcatttttttcattaattaataaaataaatatttaattttatttttaaatatattttttcaatttattttaaattttcagCGTTCAATGTTTAATAACTCAATtatctatctttttcaaacttaaacatataaaaaatattattaaaaatataaaaaattttaataatttatttaaaaaataataatataaaaaaatatagacaaTAAATTTTGAAgtcatttttatataaaaaatataaataaattattttttatttaaatattatttaaaaaataattatttagataaatataaatttttagataaattttttatttataaaaaaatggcCCTAAAGGTTTTTATCTTACATTTTTGTGGGCGTGAGGGCTAGATCCCATTTTGAGGTTTCACGTAAAGAAGTACTGAACATTAATGAGTCTTTTCAAACAACGAAGTACAGAATGCTGATAGAGGTCTAACCATGTTCTGCTAGCCAAGGGGGAGCGCCATGCACCAAAAAGGATGGACATGGGTTAAAGCCAATAATATAAAAAATCCTGACTCATACTCGACACTTCCGAACCTTATCGAGGCCTCTTTACTTGTACctgtccaaaaaaaaataaaaaaaataagaaaaacgtttaccaaaa contains the following coding sequences:
- the LOC105040638 gene encoding uncharacterized protein, with the protein product MSAMQAIERRSEGAEVFHGAEMCKKKSKELLEELHLPKGLLPLSGLDEVGYNRGTGFVWMKQKKGSQHVFKKIGKTVSYATEVTAFVEDRRMKRMTGVKSKEFLIWVSLSDMSIDERDPTKITFKTPAGIGRSFPVSAFEEEEEEEEKKKAEEENK